Part of the Musa acuminata AAA Group cultivar baxijiao chromosome BXJ2-7, Cavendish_Baxijiao_AAA, whole genome shotgun sequence genome is shown below.
ATGATGCTCAGGAGCTCTTTAACCATATGGATGTTCATGGTCCGATGCCAACAGCTTATACCTATATCCTGTTCATAGACCACTATGGAAAATCTGGAGAGTTTGAGAAATCGTTTCAGACATATGAGATTATGAAGAGTAAGGGTGTTGTTCCAGATATTGTTGCTTGCAATGCATGTTTGTATGGTCTTGCTGAGTCTGGAAGGCTTGAACGGGCAAAGGAAGTTTTTCATGAACTAATGGCTGTTGGAATTTCTCCTGATACCATCACCTATAATATGATGATTAAATGCTGCAACAAGGCTGGCAGAGTTGATGAAGCTCTGAAGATGTTCAGTGAAATGAGACAAAGAGGGTGTTACCCAGATGAGATTACAGTCAATTCTCTGATTGATGCTCTCTACAAGGCTGGTAGGGTGGATGAAGCTTGGAATGTGTTTCATGGTATGAAGGCAATGAATCTTGTGCCCACTGTAgtaacatacaacacattgctagCAGGATTGGGAAAAGAGGGAAGAGTTAAAAAGGCCATGGATTTGTTTCAGGATATGAGCCACCACAATTGTCCTCCAAATATAGTAACGTACAACACCATGTTGGACTGTCTCTCTAAAAATGGTGAGACAGACTGTGCACTGAACATGCTCTATGGCATGACAGAGAAGGACTGTTTACCTGATCAACTATCTTACAACACTGTAATCTATGGTTTAGTTAAGGAAGACAGAGTTAGTGAAGCAATATGGCTCTATCATCAAATGAGAAAAGTTCTGTTTCCTGATTTTGTAACTTTATGCAGCATCTTGCCAATCCTTTTGAGAAATCGAATGTTACAGGATGCTGTCTATATTACCAACACATATATTTTTCAGCCTGATGCTCAAACAGACAGATTTTCCTGGGTAGCTCTCATGGAAGGAATATTAAATGAAGCTGGAATTGATGAATCAGTTAAATTTGCAGAAAGGATCTGTAGTAATGGCACATTCCAGAATGACTACTTGTTGTGCCCTCTTATCAAGTTTCTTTGTGAGTATAAAAATGCTTGGGATGCATATAATCTGTTTGAGGCATTTAAAGGATATGGTATTTCACCAACCATCGAAGCATATAATCCTCTTATTAATGGCCTCCTTGAAACCAACCTAGTTGAAGTTGCTGAAGGGCTTTTTGCAGAGATGAAAAACGTTGGCTGTTCACCGGATGTTAACACCTACAATGCTTTTCTTGATGCATATGGAAAGTCATCAAGAATTGAGGGATTATTTAAGCTGCAAGAAGAGATGCTTTCTAGGGGATGCACACCGAACAACATAACCTACAATACAATCATTTCAGGCCTTGTCAAGTCAAAAATGTTGGATCAGGCAATTGACATGTATTATGATCTGATGTCGGAAGACTTTTCCCCTACTCCATGTACATATGGTCCTCTCATTGATGGACTTCTAAAGTCAGGAAGAGTAACTCAGGCAGAAAGTTTGTTCAACGAGATGGTTGAGTATGGATGTAAACCTAACTGTGCCATATATAACATTCTTATAAATGGGTTTGGAAAGGCTGGTGAAGTAGTAAAGGCTCTTCAAACTTTCGAAAGGATGGTTAAAGAGGGAATCAGGCCAGATGTGAAGTCATACACCATTCTCATAAACACACTTTACATGGCTGGCAGAGCGGAAGATGCTCTCTTCTATTTTGAGGAATTGAGGGTTACTGGACTTGAACCTGATTTGATTACCTACAATTTGATGATTAATGGTCTTGGAAAAGCTCAGAGACTACAAGAAGCTGTTGCTCTCTTTGATGAAATGCAAGATAGAGGAATATTTCCTGACTTGTATACTTACAATTCCTTGATTCTCAACTTTGGGAAGGCTGGGATGGTGGCTGAAGCTGGAAAGATGTATGAAGAACTCCAAATCAAAGGTTTCCGACCTAATGTTTTCACATATAATGCACTAATTCGAGGTTATAGCACATCAGGTGATGCTGACCATGCTTATGCTGTGTATAAGAAGATGTTAGTTGGAGGGTGCAACCCTAATTCAGGAACATTCGCACAACTTCCTAACCAATCATGAAGCAAGTTAGAATTTGTCTATATGTATCACAGATTGTATGTTACAAATTCTTCTTAGAAAATAGAAATATTGATGTCAACTAACTTCCAATGCTGTATCATAGTCAATAATGATGCTATTAgcattttaaagctgatctaattatttcaattttcttttatgataCTTATGCTTCAAACTGACTCATCTGGTCATGTTCCAAACTGTCATATAATATTCGTTTATCAGACTCAAATTTGTATATCTATGTCATCATTTGGATGCTTTGGTTTCTGGTTATTTCCAATTTACAGCACAAGTAATTCCTAGTCCTCTTCATGCATCATCAGTTTAACTTCTTGTCACTAGATATTCTTAAGTCAGTTGCAAGATGAGATTGTATTATTCAAACCTTTGAAACCACAATTTAATGCTACAAGAAAAACATGTATTtgtaatatctaatttaatttaaCAATGTGATTTAAGTTGTAACTTAAAGAAATGAAGCATTTTGTTAGTAGTTAGTAGTAAACAAGTACCACACTCTTATAATATCTCAATTAGCTTTTGCTACTGTTAATGAAGTAAAAGGAAGTGAATCTTTGAGGACTTTTTTCCCCTTATGTTAAGTTAGTAGAAATCTGATAGAAGATCTCGAGCAAATTTAATTTTTGCTCATAAATCAAAAGAAAACAAATCTCTTCTGGGAAATTTTCCCTTATGAAATAGTAATACAATATTTTACTTAACAAGAACCTCCAGTAGGTGGCCTATCAGTGTGAGTAAAAATGGTTCAATTGcagcaaaatcatttgttatccaTTTCTAATTagctaatatacatatatatatatatatatatgaacaccATATGCATATTAAATTTTGGAACCATATTTGTTTTAGTGAATGCAATATGCATCTAGTGTGTGATTGAAAaagatttaaataaaattaaaacggATATGAGTATAAATGTTTGTCaccaataaataatcaagatcaaactccaaaaaataaatttattttcttgaataataaaatttaaaagcaAGTTTGATAGAAAGAGAATGTGAAGTAACAATACACTATACTCGTCAAGACTAATCAAATTACATCTTTCCTTGTGTTTTTATTCAAACTGAGATAGAACTCAAAGCAAATCCATATCCATATTGTGGAAATTTTCAATAGCTCAGGATACCAATATGGATTTGTGATGGACATATGTTTGTGTAACCATATCCACTTCCACCGTACTTGTCAAGTATTTGTCTTTTACCAAGAAATACACAGGGGAAAGGACCATCTACTCCTCATCGCTAAACAGAATTCTTAGTGGTTTAGTAAAGTACTCCTGATGGTCATTCTCTATTGGAACTCTATGTTATTATGTCTAACATTTTGGTATTGTGTTACAACCACTTAATGTGTATACTTATGTCATGTTATGAACAAGAAAAATGATATAACCATACAAAGATGAGTCTTACAGTAAAAAAGAGCTTATTCTAGTTGTTTATAAAATTTTGTACAACAAAATTCCAAGCATGCATCGTTCAGATTCTTTTCAAGCTGAGGTTATCTGTTTCTTGTCCTCATTTATGTTTAAAAAGGTCAACTTTAACTTTCTGCTGAAATTTTGCTTCATCATCAGTGACTTTTTAGACAGTTGTTAAATTGCAGATCGTTGCATATTGTAGAGCCAATTGAGCAGATGGAGTATCATGAGGCATAAATGCCTGGTAACATTCTGATAGATCATGGACTTCCATTAGCACTCTAGCTCTGACAGTATATGCTTTATTTGAACATTTAATCTTGCTTATATTTTTCTTATATAAACTGTTTATATGAGCTACCAAAGAAAACATCAGTACAAATGATGAACGTAGCCTTGGGGAATTTGGGTCTAAGATACAAATTGATATTACTTAATATCCTTGATATAAGCTGCATGAGATTCTTATGGAATACTGAATTTGGCTATTCTATCTTTCGTTTGCATGCTTCATGCTATTATTGTGATATTTTCTTTAAAGGAAACAAAATATGACATACCAAAATGATGCTAATTTTTCCTAAATTTGTTAGAGAAAATTAATCAGCAGCAGTAGACTTCCAAATATTCTTGCCTTTTCTGTTCTTAATTACCATTTGTGGTATTGAAATTGCATACTTTTGGGAAAGAGCATGGGTGTCTTGCAGTCCTAAATTATAGTGGAGCCTGATATTGTTTCACAATTAGCTACCTTAATTGTGAATATATCAGCTTCCACCTGCTGTTTTACTTGAAAACTTACAGAAAATGAAACATGAATGTTAAATTTTAAATCCCTGCAAACTCATCAACTATTGTCCTATGCTTTCATTAATTTTAGTATCAGAGCAGATCATCAGTTCATATCTGAATTCTGCCTCCTTTAATGTTTCATCGAGTGTGTAATTCACCCACATGTGAATCTTTATATTAAACCCTTCGTTTTTGGTTTTCACCATTATGCTGCACATGAGTCCGCATGCCAAGCATATTCATTCTTCATCCAGCTTGCTTGAGGGGAGATGCTAAAGTTGGATATAAGTTGAGCTTTTTCCCATCAGCTTTTATTTTGAAAATCTGGTAATTCTTCCAGAAAAAATCATCACGTTCTTAACTCTTCCCCTCACATATGGCCTAGTAAAATGACTCGAGCTCTGTTACCATGTTAAATTCTAAACCCTTGTCAGCCCATGTAAAAGCTTAAGCCAATAGATAGGACTTGATAGTTCATTTGTATTGTGAACATGCAATGCAAGCATCTTATTTAATTTGAATCTCCTTAAAAGGAGAAAATGCCTTTGCATTAAAGCATATGATTTTCAAGGCCTTTTCCTCTACCGAATGATTTCTCTGTCATGTAAAATTCCTTATTTCATGTATCCTTCTACTCAAGATTGCTTTTGCTTGTTCTATAACTAGTATAATTATCAACACAAAAGCACCTACATTTTCTTCCTTATGTATGAAAATGACTGTTTTAATATTAGGCAGTTAACATTGCATAAATTTacaaattttatttgattttttgagCTAATCCAGGACCAATTTGGGTCTCTAGGACATTGTTGCTATCTGCATTGGAGATTTTATTCGAGGAGAAACCTTATGGTTTTGACTGTTTTATGATGATCCTAATGAACTCAGGTATGGATTGCTAGTTCTGTGTTCAGGGAGTTGTTTGTTGGTAGATCTACCAATCCATCAACACATGCAAACCCAGGCTAGTTCCAGATCTCCACCAGCAGATGCTCAGTATCTCGTCCGGTGAATCTATTGGTATATCTATAAACAGAGTGCAACAAATCTAGTTTCTGTAATATGCTTACATCTGTATGCTTCAAACAAGTGAGTTGCAGGTAGATGGTACATCGAGGTTGATCATTGCAGACTTCTTGGAGATTAAATGCGGGTTTGAACTCATTTGGTTGCGTGTGTTTAGGTAATCACATCCTCATGTGGGGAAGAGTAATGCCTGCAACTGCTAAAAGGTTGTATTGCCGGCAACTTCATCTCTGAAGGTGAAAGGAATTCCTTTTCTTGCTGATTAAGGAGGATACAAAAGGAATGAATTTGGCATTGTATTGTTTATTTTGTGGTTATGAATCTTATGATATCGATGAGTTCTTGCAGTGTTTGTTTCAGTAAGAAATGGATTGGGATCACAGAGTTTAAGAACGTTGGAGACTCGTGTAGCTCGGTGGATGGCTTATTGCCGCTGGATGCTTTGGTGAGGCAGCAAGAGGAGGCCTATTCATTAGACCGAACCGGCTGGCGGTTCGAACCGGTTATTTTGGATGACGACAATGGGCCGATTCCTCCGGATAAGTCAGGAGTCTTTTAGACCAACCCCTCTCTGTCTCACTCTCTCATCCTCTTCCGCCTCGCGCTCTCTCGCCCATGGCCTCAATCCTGAGAGCGCCGGCGCTCCTCATCGCTCCGCCGGAGGTGGCAGCGGGGGCGGCCCGAGGGGCTTCTTTGGAGGCGGCGAGGAGTCTTCCATTTTTCTCTGCGAGGCGGAGGATCTCGTGGCCTTTAAGGCTAAAGCTGTCCCCTCTTGCCTACAAGCCGCTCCGCTTCCCAAACCTAGGAGGCTTCGCTGCCTATGGGGACACGACCGAGGCCGGAGAGACTGCGAAAACTGTGGAAAAGGTTTTGTCTTTTTTTGGTTTCCGCTGTGCTTATTTTAGGTCCAAAGGCACGAGTTTGCTGATGAACTCAGAGATTTTTCTTTATGGGGTGGGGGTTGGGACATGTTTATGAGCATGGTTGATTGATTCGTTCTAGAATTTGGTTTTCTTGATGCGTACTTGTAGTTATTGCATATGAAATTGTGTTGGTGGTTGCCGGTTTAATCGATTCCCCGGAAATTGGTTGGTAAATACTACCTGTTTAGGAAGTTGCTTGTTTCGTTTTGTAATACATTTGTCTGTGATGCCCACTTGATTGAATATTATAAGGATTCATGTAGTTGGTCCCAAATATTCGTGACATCATTGCTTATTATTGTTGCTGTATCATGCAATTTGGAGTTTGTAGGAGCTTGAATTTGTGGGCAGGGTCATGGTAGATGAATCTTTCAAAAGAATCTGTTCTGTAGTTTGTGCAAAGATACTGCTCGAACCTTCTTGTTGTAGAATATCCCACATTGTAGCTTCATTAACTAGATCTTATAAAAACATCCATGTTTTCTTGCCATGCATTGCTTCTTTGTCAGATCTTCATGTCATATCAATAATCTTTCCCAAAATGCTTAGGACATGATGGTTCTTGGTGATTTAGGCAGAAGTGAGAAGAGTAGTTTTATGATCATTGTTACATCGATCTCTATTCATTTTTACTTAAAACCACAGTTTATTGAGTTCTATTTTGTGAGTGATGCCTGATGTGATCATGTTAACATATCTATATTGCAGGAGGATTCTGATGAAGAAATTTCTGTAGAGGATGAAGCAACCGATGGTGATGGTATTGACACAGAAGAAACAGTTGCTTCAACTGTAATGCTGTCCCTACAGTTATACAAAGAAGCCTTGGCAAATAATGTTCGGTCAAAGGTTTCTGAAATAGAAGCTTTTCTTCAGTCAATTGAAGATGAGAAGAACTCTCTTTCGACTAAAATTGCTGCTTTGGCCGAAGAATCATCTGCAGAACGGGTCCGTGTCCTTAGGATCAGTGCCGACTTCGACAATTTTAGGAAGAGGACCGAGAGAGAAAGGCTTTCTTTGATGACAAACGTGCAAGGTGAAGTCATAGAGAGCTTATTGCCTGTTTTAGACAACTTCGAAAGAGCTAAATCCCAAATAAAGGTGGAGACACAGGTAGAAGAGAAAATTAATAGCAGCTACCAGAGCATTTATAAGCAGTTTCTAGAGATCCTAACCTCCCTAGGTGTGGAAGCAGTGGAAACCGTTGGGAGTTCATTTGATCCCTTGGTAAGTTATCTTTCGCTTTCTCTTGTATAGATATATCACTCATGTCATACTTGCAGCCTGCTTTTCAGTTCTTCACAGACTTTGTTTCCCTGCTAATATATGGAACATCTTTGGTGCTATCTATAATTGTATCCCCTGCAGCTGCACAGTGTGGATATCTTCCAACAACTTACTCCCTGGGTCAAGTTTTACATAGACTAGTTTAAAGCATCATACATATCCAAGAAGTCAGATTTGATTTACGTTAACCCAGTCCTAATAGCACTAGTCCGAAAGCAGCAGATATCTGAACCTATGTATATAGATTTATCTttttcttgattgtttatttgctTGACCAGATTTGTCTCTGctcctctttctcttttctttttttgtcattGCTTACTTGTGATTTGTTGTTGAAGTTTCATGAGGCCATAATGCACGAGGAGTCAACGGAGTTTGAAGAGGGCATCATAATTCAAGAATTCCGTAAAGGTTTCAAACTTGGGGAAAGACTCTTGCGCCCATCAATGGTGAAGGTGTCCGCAGGACCAGGCCCAGAAAAGACTATAGATGATGAAAATGTGGTGATAGTTGAAGATATTGACTCAAGTGAAAGCATGGAAGACGTAGGCCATGATTCTGGATGACTTCTAATTTGCACCCAGTAATTTTGTTCATGCAATCATTGTTTAACAAACCTTTTCAACACAGACAGTTTTGCGACTCACTTGCTTCATCggatgggattttttttttttttcttgttttaagtTTCTGTAAACATACAGCTGCAACAGTGTTGGCAATCCTCACATTTCTGTAAAATGTGACTTTGGATAATTTTGTTACAGATATTGAGCTACAAAAGTAAATTTTATTGAATTCAgtacacattttttctttttgaatgaaGTTTGAGATAATTTTCTTTGTTGTTCGGATGGCAGTCACCTTATTTCCACTTTGCCTCTTGGGAATACATCTATTTGTGTACAAGCTACGGTGGCATAAAGTAGCAAGAGTAAGATGGCTACTAAAAGGCAAATAGAATGCTTCGTTTGGAAGCATACCTCCTGCGGGTTACATTGTGTGCTATgaatgttagagagagagagaaagacgaACGAGAGGTTGAAGTAAACAGTGAGTGGGATGGACAACGTTGTTGGCAGAACCATAAATTGCTATGCTCAGAACCCTGCACAGAATCTGCTGCATCTTCCCTTAAAACTATGAACACATTCTCTTCTCCTCTATAAATCACAAACTTCAATCTGAAATCTTCCTCTCCGATTCCTCTTAGCGCCGTCAACATGACAGTCGATGATATCTTCCACGCCCCTGTCGAAGAAAGGCTATCCAGTGAAAGGAACAAGTAAAGTTTCCACATGGACTCCTGCTTCTCTTACGATCAATCCCATGGCTCTCTGTTACTCCACTTGCTAGGAAAAATAACATCATTGGGTCTCTGTGTCGATAGAATCCTTCTGCTACATTGAGCAGGTAAAATGTGTAGAATATATGCTGGACTGATCATGACATATTCATCAAATGTCTTTTGGATTTGTCTGATTCCCACAAGCTAAAGGCAATAAAATCTGCCGCTATATATATGAAAAGGATTCCAGGTGTTCAGGTAAGATGGATACATGGAGAGCACAGAACTCGCTGAGAATAACAGTCTAATACAACTGGATATTGACTGACACATTGATTACATCGTGAACCACAATTTTTCTTGATATGAGGATTGAGATATCGTATCCAAACTGTCTCAGGTAAAATATATGTGGTTTCAAGAGGTCATGTTGTTCCGGAAATACTGAAAAGTACTCCAACCAAATTCAAGAATATATAACAAATCTAATGAATGGATTTATCTTTAGTTACCTGattattgatgacggagtttgatATCACATTAGATGTCCCATCAATCTGATAACTCGATCGGGTGTCTCATACAATAACGtcttaagtctcaactatttagaATTGATTACATGGATCTTCCTAAAATTTGAACTTAATATCATTTCGACTTTAATACCATCTCGATCGGACTTCTTATCTCAATTATACAAGTCATATGAGCATTAACCATAATGTCTCATCATAAGCATAATACCAGACGAttctatatatataattgatgacCGTCGAAAACCACAAGGCTTTCCAACCTACTTAGGCATTTATCAAACCATCTCATTCTCTCTCATAAAATTATACCCAAATTGGCTTCAAACCTCTAACATGACAGAGACAACCATAGATGGCAATAATAGTTAGCTATAGTTTCTCTCAGCAAAACGCAACATCATTGTACAAGCAAGCCAAAAAGAGATGAAATGGAAAAGGAATAGGAAGACATAATAATGACATCAATAAAACAAGTGATGttctttcatcaaaataaaaCAGATATTTCTGCAAATTGAACACACACCATTAGAATAAAGGCATAACACActgcattttttttaattatgactcCACCAGATAGCAAGCATATTAAAAAGAAAGACaactctaattttattttatttttttcaccaAGTCCATCTAACAATCTGCAACATTATAACTAACAAAATATGCAAAATGATTCAGTAGTGAATTAATTATACCACAATAATTACTCTCAACTTTTTGGAGAGAATATGATGAAACTGTCTTGCCATTTTTATTCATTCAAGATTTTGAGATTAGTTTTCAGCATTTTATTTTGGTTTCGAGATACATTACAAATCATCATGTGAAGAATATAGCAGCTAAAAATCAACAAAGAAGAAGCCTCCATACATACCTCAACCCTGGTCTTGCCTTTGTTTCTTCAACATCAATTTCACCAGGAAAAACAATTATAACTTTCTTTAAATTCTTGTATGAGTATTTTTCATTTTCACTTGCATATTCTTACTCCATTCACCAAATTCTTGTACGAGAATTTCTGTACTGATAGGACATCTCTGCCGATTCCTTGACTTCCTTTCCTAGTAAAGCAAGCATACCGTGAGACAAAGACTTGGTGGTCAAGTTTTTGGCTAAGATGAGATCAACAACATCATTAAGTCTATTAAAAATGGTTTGGACTTTGGATCAGTCTGATTTATTTCATACTAACTTGGGAGGAGTTTCAAGAAGAGTTTCGACATTGTTTTGTTCCCTTGTAAGTCGAGATTCAACACAGGATTTCTCTCCATACCGATCTGAGAAGGTTTTGcactactctagcatagtgccggAGGACCCCAAACTCTTATAAAACAAGGGACTACGTGAGGGCAGATCCATACAGCAAAAGATTGAGACACCTAAATATCTTCTTTTATGTGTTGCAGAGTGTTCTAATTGATCTATGAAAACAATCTGAAGCAACATGTGATTTCTCATCAGCGAAACAAATTACACTTGATAATATGACTGCTGTTGGACTTTTATCTCAAGATTCTGATTATTATATCCCTCAAGTATTTCCTCACTATTTCTGATCAAAATAGCCCGACCATCAGTATTTTCTTTGTGATTGTTGTTGCTCGTTTTGCACCAGTTGTTGAAAGAGACTCCCCCCCCACAATCTTCAACCGGTCATCAATTGACAACATCAATTTCCATCTTGCATGCATGACTTTGGAATTGACATTACTTGTTCCTTGGTAATTTCATTACCACAGGTCAATACCAAGACTAATGGTAATGGGTAAACCACCATTACCATTACTTGTACCCAATACTGGGCTTAGCTTTCTAATTGTAACCTAATTCAGCTCAAAAGGATTCAGATTCAATTCAAAGTCAAACAACTTCATCATAAGCTGTTTCTTAGGTTGAAATGACTGATCTGTGCCCTAACTCTATTGGTAAACCTTGGTTGAGTTAACAAGTGTCCAGTTGTGATGGATCCTGGTTAAATATACTAATAAGTAATACTGAGCTGATATCTCAACAGATGAAGTCAGCTTGATTCAACAGCATCTTAGATAATATAACTTGATAAGGGCATCTCATAAACCGACGACCGTAAAACGTATTTGAATGGACTAGTACTGGTTCATTGCTTCTGTAGCAACTGCAAAACGAAGATCAAGTCGGATGACTTGCCACATACATTACAGGTTATTTCACAGCTGAAAGTTAACGCCATCGGCTTAACATAAATTTGTTTAGGATGGAAGGAGCTACACTGTATGATTACTAAAACAAGACAACCGAACCGATAATAAAAACAAATGGAATATAAGTTTTCAAGTAGTAATCACCCCATATGGTTTTGGATGTAGTAAAAGAGAAGCGAATTCATGAAGTTGAAGGACTTCGGCTTCACAATTAATGGAACTTTTGAATATCTTCAATCCGCAAACTAACCAATGCAATCACCCAATTAAATCTTTCATAACTCGGTTTCGCACAAAAACCAGATTCTTATAAATACA
Proteins encoded:
- the LOC135617292 gene encoding pentatricopeptide repeat-containing protein At4g31850, chloroplastic-like, which codes for MDVSLASAVAPRCCSTSSFPPNGKPVAFRKCLFRNPNPCSHHWKKQKRIRFVRPRIGVRSAEGVAEKGELDVSVSSANVVDVLRSISDPIQALSFFKSVAQRSVVVHTTESFDYMLDFLRVHGRVEDMALVFDLMQRQIVKRSPDTFLIIFKALGVRGGLRSAPFGLWKMREAGFVMNAFSYNGLIYFLLRSDSGREALEVYKRMILEGMTPSLRTYSALMVALGKRRETETVMGLLAEMEGLGLRPNVYTFTICIRVLGQAGRIAEAYGLLGRMEQQGCRPDVVTYTVLIEVLCEAGRLDESKKLFWKMKASDQKPDRVTYITLLDKFGNIGDLHSVQEFWEEMDKDGYHADVVVFTMMINALYKVGRIEEASNMLDVMAEKGVLPNLHTYNTIIGGLLRGNRMDDAQELFNHMDVHGPMPTAYTYILFIDHYGKSGEFEKSFQTYEIMKSKGVVPDIVACNACLYGLAESGRLERAKEVFHELMAVGISPDTITYNMMIKCCNKAGRVDEALKMFSEMRQRGCYPDEITVNSLIDALYKAGRVDEAWNVFHGMKAMNLVPTVVTYNTLLAGLGKEGRVKKAMDLFQDMSHHNCPPNIVTYNTMLDCLSKNGETDCALNMLYGMTEKDCLPDQLSYNTVIYGLVKEDRVSEAIWLYHQMRKVLFPDFVTLCSILPILLRNRMLQDAVYITNTYIFQPDAQTDRFSWVALMEGILNEAGIDESVKFAERICSNGTFQNDYLLCPLIKFLCEYKNAWDAYNLFEAFKGYGISPTIEAYNPLINGLLETNLVEVAEGLFAEMKNVGCSPDVNTYNAFLDAYGKSSRIEGLFKLQEEMLSRGCTPNNITYNTIISGLVKSKMLDQAIDMYYDLMSEDFSPTPCTYGPLIDGLLKSGRVTQAESLFNEMVEYGCKPNCAIYNILINGFGKAGEVVKALQTFERMVKEGIRPDVKSYTILINTLYMAGRAEDALFYFEELRVTGLEPDLITYNLMINGLGKAQRLQEAVALFDEMQDRGIFPDLYTYNSLILNFGKAGMVAEAGKMYEELQIKGFRPNVFTYNALIRGYSTSGDADHAYAVYKKMLVGGCNPNSGTFAQLPNQS
- the LOC103991959 gene encoding uncharacterized protein LOC103991959, with protein sequence MASILRAPALLIAPPEVAAGAARGASLEAARSLPFFSARRRISWPLRLKLSPLAYKPLRFPNLGGFAAYGDTTEAGETAKTVEKEDSDEEISVEDEATDGDGIDTEETVASTVMLSLQLYKEALANNVRSKVSEIEAFLQSIEDEKNSLSTKIAALAEESSAERVRVLRISADFDNFRKRTERERLSLMTNVQGEVIESLLPVLDNFERAKSQIKVETQVEEKINSSYQSIYKQFLEILTSLGVEAVETVGSSFDPLFHEAIMHEESTEFEEGIIIQEFRKGFKLGERLLRPSMVKVSAGPGPEKTIDDENVVIVEDIDSSESMEDVGHDSG